One genomic segment of Rivularia sp. PCC 7116 includes these proteins:
- a CDS encoding NfeD family protein, whose protein sequence is MINLFVVALIAIAIGICCGAVIVFLIVIQRRRQKVDSMRSTNNLVGLYGTVEIPFDKNCKGKIRVNMPGQNSTVDFVACTDDSKTLQPGDRVFIVQVRKNQLWVISENSLNNSES, encoded by the coding sequence ATGATAAATTTATTTGTAGTTGCTTTAATTGCGATTGCGATTGGTATATGTTGCGGTGCTGTTATCGTTTTTCTGATAGTTATCCAGCGTCGCCGACAAAAGGTAGATAGTATGCGTTCTACTAACAATTTAGTCGGTCTTTATGGCACGGTTGAAATTCCTTTTGATAAGAATTGTAAGGGAAAAATTCGAGTTAATATGCCGGGACAAAACTCTACAGTTGATTTTGTAGCCTGTACTGATGATTCTAAAACTTTGCAGCCGGGAGATAGAGTCTTTATAGTACAAGTAAGGAAAAATCAATTATGGGTAATTAGCGAAAACTCTTTGAATAATTCCGAATCATAG
- a CDS encoding flotillin family protein, producing MFKSVLKQETKSLQIAQVEVNPPVVIEQSNVGGLFGTSLLIATGIFGTALAAWFLHSCLCVCKPNEVLVISGRKWKTKDGQEVGYRVLSGGRAIRIPIVEKIRRMDVTIMPVPVEVKNAYSKGGTPLNIQAIANVKLSSNPNIIGNAIERFLKSDRKEILRVARETLEGNLRGVVATLTPEQVNEDRLQFAESITSDVSRDLMKLGLQIDTLKIQSVSDDVDYLSSIGRKRIAMIVRDAEIAESNALREAESIESQCQQEAEVAKTQNRITILEKENELREVKAKLEQQARSEEEITTATVREKQAFFEQKLQQLRAEFERLRLEADQVLPAKALQQAKQLKAKGEAAVIAENAKAAAMVNEMLAQVWQETDTDVSELFLIQQLETILNEAVEIPKRLYLDKINVVDSGDGKSLASLVKVYPEILNQYLESINQTLGIDVLGTLSGKKK from the coding sequence ATGTTTAAATCAGTTTTAAAACAAGAAACTAAAAGCTTGCAAATCGCGCAAGTTGAAGTAAATCCCCCGGTGGTAATCGAGCAAAGCAATGTCGGTGGACTTTTCGGTACTAGCTTACTGATTGCGACGGGAATATTTGGTACGGCTTTAGCGGCTTGGTTTCTGCATTCTTGCCTGTGTGTTTGCAAGCCTAATGAAGTACTGGTTATTTCTGGACGAAAATGGAAGACAAAAGACGGGCAGGAAGTGGGATATCGGGTGTTATCCGGTGGGAGAGCCATTCGCATTCCTATTGTCGAGAAAATTCGACGCATGGATGTAACTATTATGCCGGTACCGGTAGAAGTAAAAAACGCTTATTCTAAAGGAGGTACGCCGTTAAATATTCAAGCGATCGCTAATGTGAAACTTTCGAGCAATCCCAACATAATCGGTAATGCGATTGAAAGATTTTTGAAAAGCGATAGAAAAGAGATTTTACGGGTAGCTCGGGAAACACTTGAGGGTAATTTACGCGGTGTTGTTGCAACTTTAACACCGGAGCAGGTAAACGAAGACAGACTGCAATTTGCTGAAAGTATTACTTCTGATGTTAGTCGGGATTTGATGAAATTAGGATTGCAAATCGATACTTTAAAAATTCAAAGCGTTTCCGATGATGTGGATTATTTAAGTTCGATTGGAAGAAAGCGAATAGCAATGATTGTTAGAGATGCAGAGATTGCCGAATCCAATGCTTTAAGGGAAGCAGAAAGTATAGAATCGCAGTGTCAGCAAGAAGCGGAAGTTGCTAAAACTCAAAATCGCATTACAATTTTAGAGAAAGAAAACGAACTCCGAGAAGTCAAAGCTAAATTAGAACAGCAAGCACGCTCAGAAGAAGAAATTACCACCGCAACAGTTAGAGAAAAACAGGCTTTCTTCGAGCAGAAACTGCAACAGTTGCGTGCAGAATTTGAACGTCTGCGTTTAGAGGCAGATCAAGTATTACCCGCAAAAGCCCTACAGCAAGCTAAGCAGTTGAAAGCAAAAGGAGAAGCAGCAGTCATTGCAGAAAATGCCAAAGCAGCAGCAATGGTTAACGAAATGCTCGCTCAAGTTTGGCAAGAGACAGATACTGATGTTTCGGAGTTATTCTTGATTCAGCAGTTAGAAACTATCTTGAATGAAGCTGTAGAAATTCCTAAGCGGCTGTATTTAGACAAAATCAATGTAGTAGATAGCGGTGACGGTAAATCTTTAGCAAGTTTAGTCAAAGTTTATCCAGAAATCCTCAATCAATACCTTGAAAGCATCAATCAAACTTTAGGAATTGATGTATTAGGAACTCTTTCGGGGAAGAAGAAGTGA
- a CDS encoding flotillin family protein: MPNAPCPIPDYQLPIFIHLEKIMLPLIGLFLGILGFGSTAGYWIIRYFYHICQPSEVLIFAGGNHKTSDGREVGYRLVKGGSSIQTPLFERTFRMDLGNIIIELEVVNAFSKGGIPLNVQGVANIKIAGEEPTIHNAIERLLGKSKQQIEQLAKETLEGNLRGVLASLTPEEVNEDKIAFAKNLLEEAEDDLEKLGLVLDSLQIQQISSDTKYLKAMGRKQRAELLRDSRIAEAQAKAKSEICTSENEKLVALKRTERDLQVAKAEAQRRVRDAVTKRVAMVAEVEAEVGANVVKTQAEVAVQNERIKQVEQQLIADVVAPAEAECKRAIATAKGNAASIIEDGKAQADGTKKLAESWQNAGSNAKEIFLLQKFDVLLKAMASSIPELEVEKVTIIDASEGSNASKMASFIEQLRQTTGLDVPELIERFTENRSIKSAKIPVAPELNNLHKPNHT; this comes from the coding sequence ATGCCCAATGCCCCATGCCCAATCCCCGATTACCAATTACCAATTTTTATTCATTTGGAGAAAATCATGTTACCACTTATCGGTTTATTTTTAGGAATTTTAGGTTTCGGTTCAACTGCTGGTTATTGGATTATTCGCTATTTTTATCATATCTGTCAGCCTAGTGAGGTACTTATATTTGCTGGCGGTAATCATAAAACTTCTGATGGCAGAGAAGTTGGATATCGTTTGGTAAAAGGTGGGAGCAGTATTCAAACTCCTTTATTTGAGCGTACTTTTCGGATGGATTTAGGTAATATAATTATTGAGCTTGAGGTTGTTAATGCTTTTAGTAAAGGCGGTATTCCTTTGAACGTTCAAGGGGTAGCCAATATTAAAATTGCTGGGGAAGAACCTACTATTCATAATGCTATTGAAAGATTGTTAGGAAAAAGTAAGCAGCAAATCGAACAGTTAGCTAAGGAAACTTTAGAAGGAAATCTCCGGGGTGTTTTGGCTAGTTTAACCCCGGAAGAGGTTAATGAAGATAAAATTGCTTTTGCTAAAAATTTGTTAGAAGAAGCAGAAGACGATTTAGAAAAATTGGGTTTGGTTTTGGATAGTTTACAAATCCAGCAAATTTCTAGCGATACTAAATATCTAAAAGCTATGGGGCGAAAACAGCGGGCTGAATTATTGCGGGATTCCCGGATTGCTGAAGCTCAAGCTAAAGCTAAATCAGAAATTTGCACTTCCGAGAATGAAAAACTTGTAGCATTGAAGCGTACTGAAAGAGATTTACAGGTTGCAAAAGCCGAAGCACAAAGAAGAGTTCGAGATGCGGTGACTAAAAGAGTAGCAATGGTTGCTGAAGTAGAAGCAGAAGTTGGAGCAAACGTTGTTAAAACTCAAGCTGAAGTCGCAGTACAAAACGAACGCATTAAACAAGTTGAACAGCAACTAATAGCCGATGTCGTAGCGCCAGCAGAAGCCGAATGTAAAAGAGCGATCGCTACAGCAAAGGGTAATGCTGCGAGTATCATTGAAGATGGTAAAGCTCAAGCAGATGGTACTAAAAAGTTAGCAGAATCTTGGCAAAATGCTGGTAGTAATGCCAAAGAAATCTTCTTATTACAAAAATTTGACGTGCTGCTCAAAGCGATGGCTTCTAGTATTCCCGAGTTAGAAGTTGAGAAGGTAACTATCATTGATGCTAGTGAAGGTAGCAATGCTAGCAAGATGGCATCTTTCATCGAGCAACTACGTCAAACTACTGGTTTAGATGTGCCCGAACTCATCGAACGTTTTACAGAAAATCGCTCTATTAAAAGTGCTAAAATTCCTGTTGCTCCAGAATTGAACAATCTTCATAAGCCAAATCATACATAG
- a CDS encoding RNA ligase has translation MAEITKEQIEMTWGVHPARRIAFEELYQGLLANVRARNIVRVVDGSLEIFNYTTHAQYNANWNIFTLIARGLVIDVDKQAVIATPFPKFFNYGEAKAWGSEQVSGEIWVHQKYDGSLGIVFYDGDKWRVATRGCFDSDAAIWGQNWLNKNVDTSLLEVGNTYLFEIIYSGNRVVVPYDFQGMVLLSVYDLYGYEYTSFKIKSLADKLAIRASEFEKYESLEKLVKAAQTLDRNGEGWVIRFANSHRLKVKGAEYCRLHRLASQVTPLAIWEILMQGDDLEVIREELPEEHLQEFEKICSIFETKLELLIEDVARMSGNKQHLSDKDIGLAFNKGEWGDGTPVKNLEKKFLFAVRKQQFLDNVRVRGHRCRKMAFEIFRPAGNVLEM, from the coding sequence ATGGCAGAAATCACTAAAGAACAAATTGAAATGACTTGGGGGGTACATCCGGCGAGAAGAATTGCTTTTGAAGAGCTTTACCAAGGGCTTTTAGCAAATGTACGAGCAAGGAATATAGTTCGTGTAGTTGATGGTAGTTTAGAAATTTTTAATTATACGACTCACGCACAATACAATGCTAACTGGAATATTTTTACATTAATCGCTAGGGGATTAGTTATTGATGTTGACAAGCAAGCTGTAATTGCGACTCCTTTCCCAAAGTTTTTTAATTATGGTGAAGCGAAAGCTTGGGGTTCGGAGCAAGTAAGTGGAGAAATTTGGGTTCATCAAAAATATGATGGTTCTTTAGGAATTGTCTTTTATGATGGCGATAAATGGAGGGTTGCAACGCGGGGTTGTTTTGATTCTGATGCGGCAATTTGGGGACAAAACTGGTTAAATAAAAATGTAGATACTAGTCTGTTAGAAGTTGGCAATACTTACCTTTTTGAAATTATCTATTCAGGAAATCGTGTTGTTGTACCTTATGATTTTCAAGGGATGGTTTTATTAAGTGTATATGATTTGTATGGATATGAATATACAAGTTTTAAAATTAAAAGTTTAGCCGATAAATTGGCGATAAGAGCTAGCGAGTTTGAAAAGTATGAATCGTTAGAAAAGTTAGTTAAAGCAGCCCAAACTTTGGATAGAAATGGTGAAGGATGGGTAATTCGGTTTGCAAACTCGCATCGATTGAAGGTAAAAGGTGCAGAATATTGTCGTCTCCATCGTCTCGCATCACAGGTGACACCTTTGGCAATATGGGAAATATTGATGCAGGGAGACGATTTGGAAGTCATACGAGAAGAATTACCGGAAGAGCATTTACAGGAATTTGAAAAAATCTGTTCTATTTTTGAAACCAAATTGGAATTGCTAATTGAAGATGTTGCTAGGATGTCTGGCAATAAGCAACATCTCTCAGATAAAGATATCGGCTTGGCGTTTAATAAAGGTGAGTGGGGTGATGGTACCCCAGTTAAGAATCTAGAAAAAAAGTTTTTATTTGCAGTCAGAAAACAACAATTTTTAGATAATGTGCGAGTAAGGGGACACCGCTGCCGTAAGATGGCGTTTGAAATCTTTCGCCCTGCTGGCAATGTATTAGAGATGTAA
- a CDS encoding ATP-binding protein, with the protein MIPINVQKLLTQKDIKYAVKHIFATVKTPLYLITPDGEILFGNYQEDLSEKYPIELSGSIFAWVVGNSAALPVSCLITFLIKQEFEKKSLAKELLERYEEIELFDELSTQITNSLDIKQIAQLVLERISQIIECNVGVFLLLDTESNKLKPISKFGDFGCFEFPIILGKGILGEIIKRGKGEIVNNIREGVKCYNSDEPVVSLICVPLKNKDRIIAAIAVGSQTQISYTTEELKLLNIFATQAAIAIEKALLYEQSLNAAKSAREKAKELQQALDKLQQTQTQLIHSEKMSSLGQMVAGIAHEINNPVNFVKGNIGYGFNYAQDLIELVELYRQNYPKPTSDIQEKIEDINFDFLKEDFINLLNSMKVGVNRIRDIVRSLGIFSHLDKAEIKSVNIHEGIDGTLMILRHRLDNNQEKKSIQIVKEYAKLPLVNCYAGQLNQVFMNILSNAIDALQEKGDLIIIRTQILQDNRISISIIDNGPGIDQQVQTKLYDPFFTTKEVGKGTGLGMAISYQIVVEKHGGTLTCVSELGKGTEFCIEIPVESSCEI; encoded by the coding sequence ATGATTCCGATTAATGTTCAAAAACTATTAACCCAAAAAGATATTAAATACGCGGTTAAGCATATTTTTGCAACCGTAAAAACACCCTTGTATTTGATTACTCCCGATGGAGAAATTTTATTTGGTAATTATCAAGAAGACTTGAGCGAAAAATACCCGATTGAATTATCTGGTAGCATTTTTGCTTGGGTAGTCGGCAATTCAGCAGCATTACCTGTTTCTTGCTTAATTACCTTCTTAATTAAGCAAGAATTTGAAAAAAAATCGTTAGCAAAGGAATTATTAGAAAGATACGAAGAAATAGAATTATTTGATGAACTATCTACACAGATTACTAATAGCTTAGATATCAAGCAAATTGCTCAATTAGTTTTAGAAAGAATTAGCCAAATTATTGAATGTAATGTTGGGGTATTTTTACTATTAGATACTGAAAGCAATAAACTAAAACCTATTTCTAAATTTGGTGATTTTGGCTGCTTTGAATTTCCAATTATTCTAGGTAAAGGTATATTAGGTGAGATTATAAAAAGAGGTAAAGGAGAAATTGTTAACAATATTCGTGAAGGTGTTAAATGTTATAATAGCGATGAACCAGTTGTTTCTTTAATTTGCGTTCCTCTTAAGAATAAAGACAGAATTATTGCAGCCATTGCAGTTGGCAGCCAAACGCAAATTAGCTATACCACCGAAGAATTAAAACTGCTAAATATCTTTGCCACACAAGCAGCGATCGCTATTGAGAAAGCGTTATTGTACGAACAAAGTTTGAATGCTGCAAAATCGGCTCGGGAAAAGGCTAAAGAGCTACAGCAAGCTTTAGATAAATTGCAGCAAACTCAAACTCAATTAATACATAGTGAAAAGATGTCCAGCTTAGGACAAATGGTAGCTGGAATTGCTCATGAAATCAATAATCCAGTCAATTTTGTTAAAGGTAATATTGGCTATGGTTTTAACTACGCTCAAGACTTAATCGAATTAGTAGAGTTGTATCGGCAAAACTATCCAAAACCAACATCAGATATTCAAGAAAAAATAGAAGATATTAATTTTGATTTTCTTAAAGAAGATTTTATTAATTTGCTTAATTCAATGAAGGTAGGAGTTAATAGAATTCGAGATATTGTCCGTTCTTTGGGGATATTTTCGCATCTTGATAAAGCCGAAATCAAATCTGTAAATATTCATGAAGGAATTGATGGAACTTTGATGATTTTACGTCATCGCTTGGATAATAATCAAGAAAAAAAATCGATTCAAATAGTTAAAGAATACGCAAAACTGCCTTTAGTAAATTGCTATGCAGGACAGTTAAATCAAGTATTCATGAATATTCTGAGTAATGCAATTGATGCTTTACAGGAGAAGGGAGATTTGATAATAATTCGTACTCAAATACTTCAGGATAATCGAATTAGTATTTCTATTATTGATAATGGACCGGGAATAGATCAACAAGTTCAGACAAAATTATACGACCCCTTTTTTACGACAAAAGAAGTCGGAAAAGGAACGGGTTTAGGTATGGCAATTAGTTATCAAATTGTTGTCGAAAAACATGGTGGAACTCTTACATGTGTATCTGAATTAGGTAAAGGTACGGAGTTTTGCATCGAGATACCAGTTGAATCTAGTTGCGAAATATAA
- a CDS encoding response regulator: protein MSINDLFSRSMISRVNYQWLSKLKVNKKIALGYAAALGISVFGTILGVMVGNHWEEKALKDEYNALIETSLLHRLRTEVLQARTHQQQLIPLSKQPKEFYEEYSHVLKHSKDIQKAWLAAKKIIASNQSFTKEEQLQLRNFIKSYEGVPQKYLAKLDELVKEIRNQNLDTTAQITQAQLRLLEFTNSELAIQFDGISDDLAEIIEIFDKVEKQADKELAKAILFRNYAVMISSLISIIIAVFLARKISKAISYPILELDKLAKTVTEEENFDLRVPVATEDEVGSLASSFNHLIFRVKQLLDEQTANTAHLRAILDNLADGLLVSDSNGNIINYNPAITRMFGLGDVDIRGIYCKDFIPEVVELLNQTQQNHAAVFTAEVQPNNKQFFKVSVTAITEGNCQDDYSCLGSVILVRDITQEKEVDRMKTDFISTVSHELRTPLTSVLGFASIIQEKLEEDVFPLLPEGNRKTKKTVRRVKDNISIIISEAERLTALINDVLDIAKMEAGKLDWKKETINIEKVIERSLAATSALFENKDLKLIRDIEPDLPQILGDENRLIQVLINLISNAVKFTDEGSITCGAKVIHNNIIVSVIDTGNGISQEDKPKVFDKFKQVGEIFTDKPQGTGLGLPICKQIIEHHGGDIWVESELDKGSKFSFSIPIQSLRAINEFDKIVNLDSLVRQLQEHSTENAVNYNGQKTILVVDDDANIRELLRQSLQKQNYAVQEAKNGLDAINQIKIHKPDLVILDVMMPQINGFDTAAIIKNDPLTMDIPIIMLSIFEDKERGYKLGIDRYMTKPIESNNLIKEIGVLLSQGTSPKKVLVVDTTASTLLTLSEILKAQGYNVVEASNGEECIEKAVSIKPDMIIVDSVISQEHDLVKTLRFEKGLENFFFILLGDSENQN, encoded by the coding sequence ATGAGTATTAATGATTTATTTAGTAGAAGCATGATTTCAAGAGTAAATTATCAGTGGTTGAGTAAACTAAAAGTTAATAAAAAAATCGCTCTTGGATATGCAGCGGCTTTAGGAATTTCTGTTTTTGGAACAATTTTAGGAGTGATGGTTGGCAACCATTGGGAAGAAAAGGCTTTAAAAGATGAGTACAACGCGTTGATAGAAACTAGTCTTCTTCATCGTTTGAGAACGGAAGTTTTACAAGCAAGAACTCATCAACAACAGTTAATCCCTTTAAGCAAACAGCCAAAAGAGTTTTATGAAGAGTACAGTCACGTTCTGAAACATTCAAAAGATATTCAGAAAGCTTGGTTAGCGGCTAAAAAAATAATAGCCAGCAATCAAAGCTTCACTAAAGAAGAGCAATTACAATTAAGAAACTTTATTAAATCCTACGAAGGTGTACCACAAAAATATTTGGCAAAATTAGATGAGCTAGTAAAAGAAATTCGTAATCAAAATTTAGATACCACAGCACAAATAACTCAAGCTCAACTTAGACTGTTGGAATTTACGAATAGCGAATTAGCTATACAGTTTGATGGGATTTCTGATGATTTAGCAGAAATAATTGAAATTTTCGATAAAGTAGAAAAACAAGCAGATAAAGAATTAGCAAAAGCAATTTTATTCCGTAACTATGCTGTAATGATAAGCAGTTTAATATCAATTATAATTGCAGTATTTTTAGCTAGAAAAATAAGTAAGGCAATATCATATCCGATTCTCGAATTAGATAAACTTGCTAAAACAGTTACTGAAGAAGAGAATTTTGATTTACGGGTTCCGGTTGCAACAGAAGACGAAGTCGGTAGTTTAGCATCTTCTTTTAATCATTTAATTTTCCGAGTTAAGCAACTATTAGATGAACAAACAGCTAATACCGCACATTTAAGAGCAATTCTTGATAATCTTGCAGATGGTTTACTAGTAAGCGATAGTAATGGCAATATTATTAACTATAATCCAGCTATCACTAGAATGTTTGGTTTGGGAGATGTTGATATAAGAGGAATTTATTGTAAAGATTTTATTCCTGAAGTCGTAGAATTACTAAACCAAACTCAGCAGAATCATGCAGCAGTATTTACAGCAGAAGTACAGCCAAATAACAAGCAATTTTTTAAAGTGTCAGTTACTGCAATCACAGAAGGCAATTGTCAAGACGATTATAGTTGTTTGGGTTCGGTAATTCTAGTTCGAGATATAACACAGGAAAAAGAAGTGGATAGAATGAAGACAGATTTCATTTCCACCGTTTCTCATGAATTGCGAACTCCTTTGACTTCTGTGTTGGGTTTTGCATCAATAATTCAGGAAAAATTGGAAGAAGATGTATTTCCTTTACTACCCGAAGGCAATCGTAAAACTAAAAAAACTGTCAGAAGAGTTAAAGACAATATTAGTATTATTATCTCTGAGGCTGAGCGTCTTACCGCCTTAATTAATGATGTGTTAGATATTGCCAAAATGGAAGCGGGAAAACTTGACTGGAAGAAAGAAACTATTAATATTGAAAAAGTAATTGAGCGTTCTTTAGCTGCTACATCTGCTCTGTTTGAAAACAAAGATTTAAAATTAATTAGAGATATTGAACCAGATTTGCCACAAATATTAGGTGATGAAAATCGTCTGATTCAAGTCTTAATAAATTTAATCTCAAATGCCGTTAAATTTACTGATGAAGGTTCTATAACCTGTGGTGCTAAAGTAATTCATAATAATATTATTGTTAGCGTTATCGATACGGGTAACGGTATCTCTCAAGAAGATAAACCTAAAGTGTTTGACAAATTTAAACAAGTAGGAGAAATATTTACAGATAAACCTCAAGGTACGGGCTTAGGATTACCAATTTGCAAACAAATTATTGAACATCATGGTGGTGATATTTGGGTTGAAAGTGAATTAGATAAAGGAAGTAAGTTTTCATTTTCTATACCAATCCAAAGTCTTAGGGCAATCAACGAATTTGATAAGATTGTCAATTTAGATAGTCTTGTTAGACAGTTGCAGGAACACTCTACTGAAAATGCTGTTAATTACAACGGACAAAAAACGATTTTAGTAGTTGATGACGATGCTAATATCCGTGAATTACTCAGACAATCTTTGCAGAAGCAAAATTATGCAGTACAGGAGGCTAAAAATGGTTTAGATGCAATTAATCAAATCAAAATTCATAAGCCAGATTTGGTTATTTTGGATGTAATGATGCCTCAAATAAACGGATTTGATACCGCAGCAATTATCAAAAATGACCCGTTAACAATGGATATTCCGATTATTATGCTATCTATTTTTGAAGATAAGGAGAGGGGATATAAATTAGGTATTGATAGATATATGACTAAACCTATTGAAAGCAACAATTTGATTAAAGAAATTGGTGTATTACTTTCTCAAGGAACATCACCTAAAAAAGTTCTGGTAGTAGATACAACTGCTTCGACTTTATTAACTTTATCTGAAATACTCAAAGCGCAAGGTTATAATGTTGTGGAAGCATCAAATGGTGAAGAATGTATTGAAAAAGCTGTATCTATCAAACCCGACATGATTATTGTGGATTCTGTAATATCTCAAGAACACGATTTAGTCAAGACATTACGGTTTGAAAAGGGATTAGAAAATTTCTTTTTTATATTGCTCGGTGACAGCGAAAATCAAAATTAA
- a CDS encoding response regulator transcription factor, giving the protein MDKKILIADDEANIRILMEQVLEKLEDEGVELLIAKNGKEALATIEGEKPDLVFLDMMMPKMNGLDVCRTVKQELKIPDVYIIMLTAKGQEDDKEKGLQMGADLYMTKPFRPKAVLEKSREVLGV; this is encoded by the coding sequence ATGGATAAGAAAATTTTGATTGCAGACGACGAAGCTAATATTCGTATTTTAATGGAACAGGTTTTAGAAAAATTAGAAGATGAAGGTGTTGAATTACTAATCGCTAAAAATGGAAAAGAAGCATTAGCAACTATCGAAGGAGAAAAACCAGATTTAGTTTTTCTAGATATGATGATGCCGAAAATGAATGGATTAGATGTATGCCGAACTGTCAAGCAAGAATTAAAAATTCCAGATGTTTATATCATCATGCTGACAGCTAAAGGGCAAGAAGACGACAAAGAAAAAGGTTTACAGATGGGTGCAGATTTATACATGACTAAACCTTTTCGTCCTAAAGCTGTTTTAGAAAAGTCCCGAGAAGTATTAGGGGTTTAA
- a CDS encoding FAD-binding oxidoreductase — MKTYDIIIIGAGIAGAALSYELVTKGFSVLLLEQDTTPQNATRYSYGGLAFWSGTTSFTSQLCKESKQLYQILSQELNSDIQFRELDLLLTIPQNHNPEEIAAFYQRFATPPQLLKVNQACELEPLLNREAISGALTVKHGHIHPEKTTQAYIKAFLLAGGKMQIGKVLEINPEDLLVKTNIETFSCKNIVVCAGGFSRKLLKISGIPIQVYFTHAEIIETPPIDLRLNTLVMPAILQRSQLEADSTTNDKLWNQNNQLGWILDVGAVQFQDNSLRLGQISHINTNPDAAIDSVKSEVALRENIGRVLPELKNINGDWHHCLVAFSKDNLPLIGKATQSNNVYIFSGFSNPLVFIPPLARRFANYLAGSKDEIITKLSPQRFVSEQ, encoded by the coding sequence ATGAAAACCTACGATATTATTATTATCGGTGCTGGTATTGCGGGTGCTGCACTCAGTTATGAATTAGTTACAAAGGGCTTTTCAGTACTTTTGTTGGAACAAGATACTACACCGCAAAACGCTACTCGTTACAGCTATGGTGGTTTGGCTTTTTGGAGCGGCACTACTTCTTTTACTAGTCAATTATGTAAAGAATCGAAGCAACTTTATCAAATACTTTCGCAAGAGTTAAATAGTGATATTCAATTTCGCGAATTAGATTTATTATTAACTATTCCTCAAAATCATAATCCAGAAGAAATTGCTGCATTTTACCAACGCTTTGCTACGCCTCCACAATTACTCAAAGTAAATCAAGCTTGTGAATTAGAACCTTTATTAAATCGCGAAGCAATATCTGGAGCTTTGACTGTAAAACACGGGCATATTCATCCAGAGAAAACAACACAAGCTTATATCAAGGCTTTCTTACTGGCAGGGGGAAAGATGCAAATTGGTAAAGTTTTGGAAATCAACCCAGAAGATTTATTAGTTAAAACAAATATTGAAACCTTTAGCTGTAAAAATATTGTAGTTTGTGCTGGTGGATTTAGTCGAAAGTTGCTGAAAATATCGGGTATTCCCATCCAAGTATATTTTACCCATGCAGAAATTATCGAAACCCCGCCGATAGATTTAAGATTGAATACTTTAGTAATGCCAGCAATTTTACAACGTTCGCAATTAGAAGCAGATAGCACTACAAATGATAAATTATGGAATCAGAATAATCAACTTGGTTGGATTTTGGATGTAGGTGCAGTTCAGTTTCAAGATAATAGTCTGCGTTTGGGACAAATAAGTCATATAAATACAAATCCTGATGCTGCTATCGATTCTGTAAAAAGCGAAGTTGCATTGCGAGAAAATATTGGTAGGGTATTACCTGAATTAAAAAATATTAACGGGGATTGGCATCATTGTTTGGTAGCTTTTAGTAAAGATAATTTACCTTTAATTGGGAAAGCTACTCAAAGCAATAATGTTTATATTTTTTCAGGTTTTAGCAACCCTCTAGTATTTATTCCACCCTTAGCACGGCGTTTTGCAAATTATTTAGCTGGTAGCAAAGATGAAATTATTACTAAGCTATCTCCACAAAGATTTGTCAGCGAGCAGTGA